The genomic window CGCCAAGGCGGCATTCGACATTCAGTATCGGTTTCCGTTCGGCTGGCAGGAATTGGAAGGAATTCACAACCGAACCGATTACGATTTAAGCCGACACCAGGAATATTCCGGCAAAAACCTTCAATATTTCGACGAAGAGCGGAAGGAAAAATATCTCCCCTACATCATCGAGACTTCCGCCGGCTGCGATCGCACGGTTCTCTGCGTCCTTTGCGACGCATTCGCGGAGGAAGCCGAGCGAACCGTCATGCGTTTCGCCCCGTTTCTCGCCCCAGTACAAGTCGCGATTCTCCCGCTGGTGAAAAAAGACGGTCTTCCGGAAATCGCGCAACGGATTCTGGGCGACCTTCGGCCGCACTTCGCCGTCTTTTACGACGATTCCGGCTCGGT from Bdellovibrionota bacterium includes these protein-coding regions:
- a CDS encoding His/Gly/Thr/Pro-type tRNA ligase C-terminal domain-containing protein; amino-acid sequence: AKAAFDIQYRFPFGWQELEGIHNRTDYDLSRHQEYSGKNLQYFDEERKEKYLPYIIETSAGCDRTVLCVLCDAFAEEAERTVMRFAPFLAPVQVAILPLVKKDGLPEIAQRILGDLRPHFAVFYDDSGSVGRRYRRQDEIGTPYAVTVDSQTKEDETVTVRERDRMTQERIKIAGLRDHFSGLLAPPL